AAGGATAGCAACCGCTTCTATAAGAATTTGGTTTAGATGCTAAACTAACTCCGCCAAAGACGGATAACAGCTTTTTTTAATTAATAATGAATATGAACTTAAAATTGTGCGGTGCCTCACTTCGACTTCGCTCAGTGAACGACACCACACAAGTATTTTTATAAATCGGTTGCTGAGCGCAGCCGAAGCATTAACGTTTAGAGAACTGGAATTTCTTACGCGCTTTCTTCTGTCCGAATTTCTTGCGCTCTACCATTCTTGGGTCTCTTGTCAGCAAACCTTCTGGTTTAAGGATGCCACGATTTTCATCGTTAAGCTCGCACATAGCGCGGGAAATTGCAAGACGAATGGCTTCTGCCTGCCCTGTGATTCCACCTCCAAATACATTTACTGAAATATCGAAAGACTTTTCGTTATCGGTAAGTGTTAAAGGTTGTTTTACTTTATACTGAAGTGTTCCCGTTGGAAAGTAGTTTTCCAACTCACGCTTGTTGATGGTAATGTTTCCTTTGCCTTCTTTAAGGTACACACGTGCAACAGCGGTCTTTCTTCTGCCTATTTTGTGAATTGTCTCCATTACTTGTTGTCGTTAAGGTTAATAGTTCTAGGTTTCTGTGCTTCCTGTCCGTGGTTTGCGTCTGCATACACTTTTAGGTTTCTGAACATTTCTGCGCCCAATTTGTTTTTTGGAAGCATACCTTTCACAGCTTTTTCAACAAGCCTTGCAGGGTCTTTCTTGTACATTTCTGTAGCGGTAAGGCTACGTTGCCCACCAGGATAACCTGTGTGGCGAATGTACGTTTTGTCATTCCATTTGTTGCCTGTAAGTTTTACGTTACTGGCGTTAATAATAATTACGTTATCACCACAATCTACGTGAGGGGTGAAACTTGGCTTGTGCTTTCCACGAAGCAATTTTGCAACTTCGCTGGCAAGACGACCCAATGCCTGGCCGTCCGCATCTACTACCAACCATTCTTTTACAACGGTATTCTTGTTAGCAGATACTGTTTTGTAACTTAATGTATCCATTAGTTTTTTGTCAATAGGTTAATAAATCATTGTTTCTCACCCTTTAAACAAAAAAGATTTTGTCTAAGAGGGGTGCAAATGTAGTGTTATTTATTTGAAAAGCAAGGGGTGTGGAAAATATTTTGTTGTGAAAAAGACATAAGACCGCTACGCTAAAAGAAGTAAGACAAAAGACCAGAATAATTTTGAATTCTGAATTCTGAATTAAATTTATTCTTTCACAAACTTTTTCAAGGCCACATTTTTACCGGAATACAACTGCACATAATAAACGCCCGTAGCCAAGCTGGAAACATCTATGGTTGGGGAAACGGTGCCAACCTCCAATTGCAAGACTTTGCTGCCCGTCATGGTGTAAATGTTTATTTGGTCTATGGTTTGGTCTTGGGTGTTTATTTGTAATGTGTTTTTTGTTGGGTTGGGGTAGAGAGTTATATCCTTTGAAAACGAGGTTTCTTCGAGGCCTAATATTTGGGCGTGTTTTACAATCCAGAAATCATAACTGCCTCTTGAGTTTTCAGTTTTGTCGCCTGAGATATTAGATTCAGACTGCCCACCAACAATGTAACTGCCATCATTTAATTGAGTTCCAAAAGGAATTCTCTCAGAATCTGCACCTCCAATAGTATTCTGCCATTCAATAATTCCCTGTTCATTTAATTTAATAATCCAGTAATCTGACTCGCCAATTGGGTCTTCTGTTTTGTCTCCTGAAGCAGGGGAGTCTGAATAGCCTGTAACAAAATAACCTCCTTCAGAAGAAGGTAATGTGGTATAGCAGCCATCTCCAAAAGCTCCGCCAATAGTGTTTTCCCATTCTACTTCCCCATCTTGGTCAACTTTTATTATCCAATAATCAAAACTTTGCGAATCTTCAGATTTAATACCTCCAGCATCCGAATCAGAAAATCCTGTCAATATATAGCCAGAATCATTTGTTTGTTTAACATTCGTCATGAATGTTATTGATCCACATCCGTAAATTTTTTCCCACAATTGAGTTCCATTAGAAGATATCTTTATAGTGCCATATAGGTCTTGAGTGCTTGGAAAATATCCAATTATATATCCTCCGTCAGCTGTGAAATCTAATCCCGCGCAATATGTGTTGTCAATAAATGAATATGCTTTTTGCCATTCAATGTTTCCATTCAAGTCCAGTTTAAGAATCCATATATCCTGTATGCCCGGATTAAATATAGTTCTGTCGCCCGATATGCTGGAGGTTGAATTTCCTGTAACAATATATCCTCCGTCGACTGTTTGCAAAATATTGGTAACACTATCGTTGTTGTTTCCTCCCAAAGTTTTTTGCCATTCGATATTTCCTGTAGGACTTAGCTTTATTATCCAATAGTCACTTCCTCCTTTTGATGCCTCAGTCTTATCGCCTGAAATTCCTGAAGCAGATGTTCCAGCTAAAACATATCCTCCATCGGATGTTTGAAAAATGGAATTCAATCTATCATCAATATCGCCTCCCAAGGTTCTTTGCCACTCTATAATTCCACTATTATTTACTTTTAAAATCCAATAATCCTCGCCTCCTCTAGAGTTTTCAAGCTTTTCTCCAGAAATATTTGAGTCTGAGCGTCCGCCAACTATAAACCCGCCATCAGTTGTATTTATAATTGAACTCAAAAATTCCTCCCCACTCCCCCCAATAGTCCGCTGCCAAAGAATGTTTGGGTCTTGGGCTTGGATGGTAAATACAAAAAAGAAAAGTGATAAAAGTGTAAAGGAGTTTTTCATAGTAAGTGCTTCAATATTTTGGCAGCAAAATACTGATTTCCCATAATCCATAACATTAAAAAGTTAAGAAATTCTTAATACGCAATCTACTTTACGGCATAAAGCCTTGAAAACTGTAGCAAAATTAATGCGCCTCCAACCAATTTTCACCCACACCCAAATCAACATCCAATGGAACGCTCAGCGTATAGGCATTTTCCATTTCGTGTTTAACCATGGTTTTTAGCTTTTCGAGCTCAGGCTTATAGGCATCAAAGACCAATTCATCATGGACTTGAAGCAGCATCTTACTTTTATAGTTTTCTTTCTCTAATTTTTTGTGGATGTTGATCATAGCAATTTTAATAATGTCTGCGGCACTTCCCTGTATTGGAGCATTTACGGCATTTCGCTCCGCCGCGCCACGAACCACTTGGTTGCTTCCGTTAATGTCTTTTAAATAGCGTCTTCTTCCCAAAACCGTTTGTACATACCCATGTTCACGTGCAAATTGAATTTGTTCGCTTATGTAATTTCGAAGTTTTGGATAGGTTTTGTAATAAGTGTCTATCAAATCTTTAGCCTCAGAACGGGAAAGGTCAGTCTGATTGCTGAGACCAAAAGCGGAAACCCCATAAATAATCCCAAAATTCACGGTTTTGGCGTTGCTTCGTTGTTCGCGGGTCACTTCACTTAAAGGAATATTGAAGACCCTTGCTGCGGTAGAAGCGTGGATATCTTCGCCATTTTTGAAAGCTTCAATCATATTGTCTTCTTCGCTCAATGCGGCAATAATACGAAGTTCTATTTGCGAATAATCCGCAGCCATCAAAACATAATCGTCATTTCTTGGAATAAATGCTTTTCGAACTTCGCGCCCACGCTCAGTTCTAATTGGGATATTTTGCAAGTTTGGATTGTTACTGCTCAAACGGCCCGTGGCTGCAACGGTTTGCATATAATCTGTGTGCACGCGACCTGTAGTTTTTTCAACTTGGTCTGGAAGCGCGTCCACATAAGTGCTTTTCAATTTTGTAAGCCCGCGATATTCCAAAACATCACGGATTATTTTATGGTCTTTCGCCAAATAGGAAAGCACATCTTCTGAGGTTGAATACTGTCCCGTTTTGGTTTTTTTCGGTTTTTCAATCAACTTCATTTTTCCGAAAAGAATATCGCCCAATTGCTTTGGTGATGCAATGTTAAATTCTTCTCCAGCTTCTTCATAAATACTTTTTTCAAGTTGAAGAATGTCTTTGTCCAATTCGTTGGAAAGTTTTTTCAGAAATTCCTCGTCCAGATTGATGCCTTCCAATTCCATGGCTGCCAAAACCCGCAGAAGCGGGACTTCAATCTCATCAAAAAGTTTTTGGGTGTTGGCTTCACCCAGTTCTTTTTCGAAATGTTCCTTTAGTTGAAATGTTACATCGGCATCCTCAACGGCATATTCAGTCTGTTTTTCAATGGCAACGTCCCGCATATTCAATTGGTTTTTGCCTTTTTTGCCAATCAATTCCGTAATGGAAACGGGTGTATAATTCAAATACGTTTCGCTCAAAACATCCATATTGTGCCGCATATCTGGGTTTATAAGATAATGCGCGAGCATGGTATCAAACAATTTTCCTTTTACCGAAATATTATATTTCGCCAAAACTTTGATGTCATACTTCAGATTTTGTCCAATTTTCTCAATGGTTTCGTTTTCAAAAAAAGGTTGAAGCTCCTCCAAAATTTGCTGTGTTTCCTCTTTGTTTTCAGGAAAAGGAACGTAAAATCCTTTTCCCTTTTCCCAAGAAAAAGCAATTCCAACCAGTTCTGCCTCCAACGGATTCAAACTTGTGGTTTCGGTATCAAAACATACACTTTGCTGCTTCATCAAATTCTGAAGAAACAATTTAGTTCCCATTCCCGGCTGAACGGTTTGGTAAAAATGTTCTGTGTTTTCAATGGTGGCACGTGAGTTGTAATTTTTTATTTCTTCGGAAGTGTCTCCATCACTGCCAAAAAGGGAAAATTGCCCACTTCCTGCGGAAGCAGAAGTTGCTTTTTTTGCACTTTCGGAATTTGAAATCTGTGTCACTTTTTCCGAAGCGCCTTCTTCTGAAAACAGTTTTAAAAACTGCTCTTTTAGTCTTCGGAATTCCAGTTCTTCAAAAATCTGCTGCACTTTTTCGCCATCGGGCATCGACAGCTCGTAATCTTTTTCATTAAACGTTACATCACATGTAGTACAGATTGTAGCGAGCTTTTTTGAAAGCAGACCGAGTTCGGCATTCTCTTCAACTTTTTCTTTCATTTTACCTTTTAGCTTATCGGTATTTGCCAAAAGATTTTCCATAGAGCCAAATTCCGCAATAAACTTCTTTGCTGTTTTTTCACCCACACCAGGCAGTCCGGGAATGTTATCGCTGGCATCGCCCATCATTCCTAAATAATCAATCACCTGTTCGGGACGCTCTACACCAAAAC
The Aequorivita iocasae genome window above contains:
- the rpsI gene encoding 30S ribosomal protein S9 is translated as METIHKIGRRKTAVARVYLKEGKGNITINKRELENYFPTGTLQYKVKQPLTLTDNEKSFDISVNVFGGGITGQAEAIRLAISRAMCELNDENRGILKPEGLLTRDPRMVERKKFGQKKARKKFQFSKR
- the rplM gene encoding 50S ribosomal protein L13, translating into MDTLSYKTVSANKNTVVKEWLVVDADGQALGRLASEVAKLLRGKHKPSFTPHVDCGDNVIIINASNVKLTGNKWNDKTYIRHTGYPGGQRSLTATEMYKKDPARLVEKAVKGMLPKNKLGAEMFRNLKVYADANHGQEAQKPRTINLNDNK
- a CDS encoding T9SS type A sorting domain-containing protein is translated as MKNSFTLLSLFFFVFTIQAQDPNILWQRTIGGSGEEFLSSIINTTDGGFIVGGRSDSNISGEKLENSRGGEDYWILKVNNSGIIEWQRTLGGDIDDRLNSIFQTSDGGYVLAGTSASGISGDKTEASKGGSDYWIIKLSPTGNIEWQKTLGGNNNDSVTNILQTVDGGYIVTGNSTSSISGDRTIFNPGIQDIWILKLDLNGNIEWQKAYSFIDNTYCAGLDFTADGGYIIGYFPSTQDLYGTIKISSNGTQLWEKIYGCGSITFMTNVKQTNDSGYILTGFSDSDAGGIKSEDSQSFDYWIIKVDQDGEVEWENTIGGAFGDGCYTTLPSSEGGYFVTGYSDSPASGDKTEDPIGESDYWIIKLNEQGIIEWQNTIGGADSERIPFGTQLNDGSYIVGGQSESNISGDKTENSRGSYDFWIVKHAQILGLEETSFSKDITLYPNPTKNTLQINTQDQTIDQINIYTMTGSKVLQLEVGTVSPTIDVSSLATGVYYVQLYSGKNVALKKFVKE
- the polA gene encoding DNA polymerase I → MSTQKRLFLLDAYALIFRGYYALIKNPTINSKGQDTSAIMGFLNSLFDVIRRERPDHLAVCFDKDGSAERTEMFADYKANRDETPDVIRQSIPIIQEIIKAMHIPCVELSGLEADDIIGTLAQQAEKQGYQVFMVTPDKDFGQLVTENIFMYRPARMGNAIEIWGIPEVQKRFGVERPEQVIDYLGMMGDASDNIPGLPGVGEKTAKKFIAEFGSMENLLANTDKLKGKMKEKVEENAELGLLSKKLATICTTCDVTFNEKDYELSMPDGEKVQQIFEELEFRRLKEQFLKLFSEEGASEKVTQISNSESAKKATSASAGSGQFSLFGSDGDTSEEIKNYNSRATIENTEHFYQTVQPGMGTKLFLQNLMKQQSVCFDTETTSLNPLEAELVGIAFSWEKGKGFYVPFPENKEETQQILEELQPFFENETIEKIGQNLKYDIKVLAKYNISVKGKLFDTMLAHYLINPDMRHNMDVLSETYLNYTPVSITELIGKKGKNQLNMRDVAIEKQTEYAVEDADVTFQLKEHFEKELGEANTQKLFDEIEVPLLRVLAAMELEGINLDEEFLKKLSNELDKDILQLEKSIYEEAGEEFNIASPKQLGDILFGKMKLIEKPKKTKTGQYSTSEDVLSYLAKDHKIIRDVLEYRGLTKLKSTYVDALPDQVEKTTGRVHTDYMQTVAATGRLSSNNPNLQNIPIRTERGREVRKAFIPRNDDYVLMAADYSQIELRIIAALSEEDNMIEAFKNGEDIHASTAARVFNIPLSEVTREQRSNAKTVNFGIIYGVSAFGLSNQTDLSRSEAKDLIDTYYKTYPKLRNYISEQIQFAREHGYVQTVLGRRRYLKDINGSNQVVRGAAERNAVNAPIQGSAADIIKIAMINIHKKLEKENYKSKMLLQVHDELVFDAYKPELEKLKTMVKHEMENAYTLSVPLDVDLGVGENWLEAH